Genomic segment of Grus americana isolate bGruAme1 chromosome 31, bGruAme1.mat, whole genome shotgun sequence:
CTctggcggggagcggcggcggggacaAGGGCCCGCCGGGGGACAGTCGGGCGGCCGCGCCGCAGCCGGCCTGCGGCACCAGGGCCCCCGCCGAGGGGGAAGCCCCTGCCTCGGAGAAGAGCAAGAAGATCAAGAACCTGAAGAAGAAGCTGCGGCaggtggaggagctgcagcagcggCTCGATTCGGGGGAGATAAAGCAGCCGACGAAAGagcagctggagaagctggGCCGGAGGAAAGCCTTGGAGGAGGAACTGCGGGACCTGGAGCTGGACTTGTAAGGGGCGggtggggggatttggggggcgCGGGGACtcggggtcggggggggggcgtgggcAGCGTCCCCAGCGCACAGGCTGCCCGGACGGAGCGCCCAGCACCGGGGATTTGGGTCGGGTGGGTGCTGTcggtgttgtttttttttcagaacagttGTTCCCAGCTATCGGTGTTAGAAACCCGGTGACTCTTGAAtacctctccttttttttttcttttttttttttttaattttatttggggCGGGGCCGTGCTGTGTCCAGGGTGGGgcagtgcccccccccgcccaatcTTCCCTGGCCCCTCGTGTTCTGTGTTGCGgcctctctctccctttatttttaaaaatcacgCAATAATAAAATTGCAGTAGTGACCCGGCGCCAGGAGCTCGGGTCTGCTTTGccctggggggggttgggggtgtaggggtgggggggtgggggggcggctGACCCACCGGCTGGGCCGGGGTGGGTGCTGGCACTGGCGGAGCTGCCAGAGGGGACGCCCCAGGGCATCGCAGTGGCCCCGAGAttggggtgccagggggtcccCGCCACCCACTGTCCCTCACCCCTCTGGCTGCAGGTGACGAGGTCTGGCGGTACCGGGGGGCTCACGCCGGACCCCCGTCACGCTCTTTAACGCGGCAGCCCTGGTACGAGCCcagcggggggtgggggggccctTCCCCGGGGCCACCATGGTCATTTGGGGGCTCaaggtggggctggggggcctGGGGAGGGCCCACGGCAGGgtgagacaccccccccccccatgggtTAAGGCTTTCGGGACCCTCTAGagtggcaggggggctgggctgggcccaTGGGGCGTGTGCAGGGTTTGGGTAGGtcctacaaaaataaaagtggggctttatttttgcctcaatcaggtacgggggggggggggtgtgtcgGTACCCCCAAGGCACATCGGTGGGGTGCGGGCGCTcaggggcggcggcggggcgggggggggcgcggcGGAGCCGCAGTCAGCGTCGGGGGGGGCATCGGGGCCCGGCGAGGTCCCGCTCTCCTGCTGCCGGTCCCGCAGGCTCCGGATGTAGCtctgggggggacacgggggtcaGCGCGGCCCCGCGGCCGCCGTCACAGCCCCGCCGGGGCACGGACTCACCGGGGCCAGCACGTCACCCGCGTAGCGCTTGACGGGAGGGGGCTTGCGGCGGTAGGTGCCCTCGGGGGGGGCCAGGCTCTGCCGGCGCTTGGCCTCCTTCTGCCGGATGCGCAGCAGCTGCAGCCGCTTCTGCCGCCGGCTGAGGATGActgcggggagcgggggctgagccctgccccGTGGCCACGGTGCCGCCTCCATCgccatccctgtccccacggCCGTTCCTGCCACCATCCCCATCGCCACCGTCCCCGTCCCGTTGCTGTCCCATTCCCGTCTCCTTCCTCACCCTCACCATCCTCGTTCCCCCTTGcagtccccccctccccactgctCCCATCGTCACCCACGTCCTCGTCCCCATCTCTTTCCCAGTCCCATCctcatccccgtccccatcACCGCCCTGGTCCCATCCTCACCCCCGCCGTCCCATGTCCTTTGCGCTCACCCACGCGCTGGgatccccccgcccccccactgGCTGGGAAGGGGGTGCCCCCGCTGTCCCCGCTCACCGTCGGTGTGGGAGAAGCCGTTGGCCGTCAGCTTCCACTGGAGCAGGACGGCGAGGAGGCTGAGCGCCGGCCAGGCACCCAGCaccacccagccctgccagcacagcgGCCCCGCCGGCGCCAGCCGCAGCCGGTGGTAGACGTAGAGCACCAACGCCAGCGCCTCCACGAAATAGTCAACGCAAACGACGACGACGGCGGCGCCGAAGACGGCGGTGGAGAGGACGGTCAGCGCCTTCGGCCACTGCAGCGCCAGGAGGGCGCAGAGCAGCGCCAGCCCCAGCAAACTGCCCGCTGGCACCCAggggctcggcggcggcggcagcaccGGTGCCGCCGCCACCAGCGCGGCcgtggccagcagcagccccagcagcagcccggTGGTGAAGAGCCCGACGCTGCGCAGCAGCATGGTGACCAGCCCGCAGAGCAGCCCGATGCCCAGGGCGATGCCCGCGCTGGCCTCCAGGCTCAGCTGCGTCTCCAGCACCCGCTCCTTGTAGCACAGGAGGAAGATGACGATGGAGCCGAAGAGCAGCCCCGAGAGGAACATGATGGCCTTGAAGCAGCGGTACCCTGGCACGGGCACGGGGGTGTCACCGGGGGCTGCTCCTGGCGCTGCCCCCTGCAACACCCCTCTCCTTGTCCCCCAAGTGCCCCCCTCCCGTGCCGGCACTCACCGAAGCAGCCGCAGACGACGCCGAAGACGGCACCGATGGCGCAGAGGGCGGCGGGGACGGGCTCGTAGGGGGGCCGGGGCGCCAGGGCGCagtggggtgcggggggggcaCCAGGCTCCATcgcccgggggctgcgggggctggggggggtgtggggtgctgagccccccgctgtccccccccccggcacccagcacccctCGGGCTCTGCGGGCGGTGGGCGAGCatccccctccctgcacccacatctggcagcagcgctggggcagggggggcacaTCTGGGGGGAACTGGGCTGGGGGACTGGCGGCTACTGGGAGCGCTGGGATGGGGCACTGGAAACTGGGGGCTGCCGGGGAGGGGTACGGGTGCCGGGGAGTGGGAGGGGGTACTGGGAGctactgggggcactgggagcaggggggaggacggggcgggggggcggcgctGTCCGGgtctgccgggggggggggggggacggactgggctggagggggctccgggcggggggcgccggtcggtccccgccgcccccggcccgtCCCGGGACTCACCCGCTCGCTGCCGGTCCCGGGGGTCGCGGTGAGGCCCGGCCCGGCCACGGAGCCGAGACTccgccgggagcggggccgggggcggtgcggggcgggaccgggagcggggccggggccggcgtggggcggggaggggccgCCGGGGGGTcccgcgcggggccggggccggggccgtgccgtggggcagggcgGGGACCCGGCGTGGGGCGGGGGTTGCGGTCACGGGTGGGCTGCGGGACCGGGACCCGACGTGGGGCAGGGGCGAGGGCGGCACCCGGGACCGGGGGGAGGCgggtgggggctgcggggcaggagCCGTCCCGTGGGGCCGGGAGGGGTCCCGCGTGGGGCCGGGCCCCGCACGGGGCAGGGGTGCGCTGCGGGACACGAACCCGCGTGGGGCAGGCACCGTGGCCCTACAAGTGCTGTGGGGCAGACCCACTCGTGTGGGGCCGGGAGGGGCCCCGCGAGGGGTCGCGACCCGCGTGGGTGAcgccgcagcccccgcccgGGCGCACAACGGGGCCCCTCAGCCGGGACAGAGGCGCTTTGTGCCGGGGTCAGCGCAGGACGCGCCGGTCCCTCCCGCGGCGGCCACGGCCTTAACGGGCAGCGGGCGCTGCCCCTTTAAGGGGCGGGGCGTAGGAATGACGTTCCCgcgccaggccccgcccccggaagtgggaggcggcggcggcggcgggcgggcggaaGGCGGAAGTGAGGCGGGTGAgggaccccgggggggggcgggaggcggcggcgacccccccccccccgccggcaccggcaccggcgcGGTGAGTGCCCGACCCCCCCCCGGTCACCCCTGAGTCCCCCGGGTTCCCCGCCGGTCAccgccagccccggggggggggggtgtgtgctgcaccgggggaggcggcggccgccgagcggggccgcggcgggacCCCGAGCAGCGGCAGAGCTGCGCCTTTGGGGCGAAATCCGCTGAAATCGGTCAAAAAGtgtcccggggcgggggggggtgcgtgTCCCGTGGGCACCCGGGgctgggccggggggggggatctGCGGGGCCGGTCGGGGGCTGCGCTGACCCCCGTTATCGTTCTCAGGGCCCGGCGGGATGGCCGTGACCTAGGCCCGGCCGGGGTCCGCGGGGCGGCGAGGGGCCGCCGGGATGGAGCAGCCCCGGCACCGTGAAGCGGCTGCGGCCGAAGGAGATGACGGCCCCGGCTGGAGCCGGGAGCCCCCCGGGGATGGCGAGGGGGGCGGCCGCCCCGCGGGGGACAGTGCTGCCTGGAACGGGAGCTGCGGCCGGCCACCGGCCCCCggcccggaggaggaggaggaggaggatgacgATGACCTGCCCTTCCCGAGCCCCGACGGACCCGAGTGCTCCTGCCGCTGCCGGGGGGAACCGGCCGCTCCCCCGAGCCCCGGGGCCGAGCGGCGGGACGGATCCTGCAGCCTCACCTGCCACAACCGGGCCGCCACCGCCTcggggccgccgctgccccgtgggcaggaggagggcgAGGAGGACGGAGCCGGCGAggatggagcagggaaggggggcCGGAGGACGCGGAGGCGTCAGAGGCATCGCTCGGCccccaaggagaaggaagagggcGGCCGGCGCGAGGGTGGTGCGGGCAAGCGGCACCGGCCGGCACGGAAGAGGAGCCGAGGAGACGGGGTCGAGTTGCCGGGGCCGGCGGAGGAGCTGGCCGGTTGCCGGGGGTTGCTGGCAGCGGCGCTGGCCCAGGCGCGCAGGCTGGGTGCGGAGGTCGGCGGGcggctgctctgctcctgctgccgccTCGGTGCCCGTGACCTGGGCTCGGCGCAGGCCGGCGTGCGGAGCTGGGGCCGGCGGGTGGGCCAGCGGGCCCGGAGCGGCTCCCTGAGGGCGGCCCGGTGGCTACGGGCCGCGGCAGGGCTCTTCCTCCGCTTGCTCTGGATGCTCTGTgcgctgctcctcctcctcctcatgctgctcctgggcagcctgcGGCTCTGCTGGTGCCTGGGCGCTGCCGCGCTGGCCGCCGGCGCGGTTCGGCTGGGCGGGAGCCGGCGAGCGGCCCGGCTCCTTGCGCTCCTGGATGCGGCCGTGCTCCGCAGGACGTGGGGGCTCCTCGGGGAGAGCCGGACGTGCCGCTACCTCTGGGACTGGCTGCAGAGGCGGCGAGCTCCCCCCTGGGTGCCCGGGGGGGGTCGGACAGGCGGGCTGGGGGACGTGGCAGCCAGCTCCGACGGGGGGGCTTCGTCCGCCGGCTCCGGGGAGGAGGTGAGCCGCTTGCTGGCCATGGCGGAGGTGCCCGAGGAGGAGCTGAACCCCTTCCAGGTGCTGGGCGTGGAGGCGACGGCGTCCGACACCGAGCTGAAGAAGGCCTATCGCCGGCTGGCAGTGCTGGTGCGTGCGCgctgggggcggcggggggacgGCGGGTGGGCTCCGGGTCCCCCCCTCCCAGAGACGTGGGGCTGAGgtttcctgctcttcccaggtcCACCCGGACAAGAACGAGCACCCCAGGGCAGAGGCGGCGTTCAAGGTGCTGCGGGCGGCCTGGGACATCGTCAGCAGCccggagaggaggaaggagtacGAGATGTGAGTGGGCGACGCCGGGGGAGGCTTTGGGGGTGCCgaccccccgccccagcatGGGGTCTGACCCGTTTCCCCCCCACCACGCAGCAAGCGGATGGCGGAGAGCGAGCTGACCAGGTCCATGAGCGAGTTCCTGAGCCGGCTGCAGGACGACCTGAAGGAGGCCATGAACACCATGATGTGCAGCAAGTGCCAGGGGAAGCACAAGTAGGTCCCGGCGGCGGCGCGGTGATGgcgtgccggggggggggcccagaGCGATTTAGAGGCGGGGGGAGCTCCCACGGGGGTCGGAAACGCCCGTCCTCGCCGCAGGAGGTTCGAGATGGACCGCGACCCCCTCAGCGCCCGGTACTGCGCCGAGTGCGGCAGGCGGCACCCCGCCGAGGAGGGCGACTTCTGGGCCGAATCCAGCCTGCTGGGGCTGAAGATCACCTACTTCGCCATGATGGACGGGAAGATCTACGACATCACGGGTGGGTGCCGTCTCCCACAGCCCCCACACCGAAAGCGGGTGCCACTGGCTGCCCACCCCCGCGTCCTCGCCGGGGCGGCGTGACCGGCGGCCGCGTTGTGTCTCTCGGCAGAGTGGGCCGGCTGCCAGCGCGTGGGGATCTCCCCGGACACCCACCGCGTCCCCTACCACATCTCCTTCGGCTCGAGGAGctcggggccgggcgggcggcagAGGTCAGTCGGGCCTCACCCCGGTCCTGGGGCTTGGGGGGGCTCCGAGTCCGGACgggcccccccacccacccGCTTTCCCCTCGCAGGAGTGCCTCCAAGGGCAGCCCCCCCTCGGCCGCCGACCTGCAGGACTTCTTCACCCGCGTCTTTCAGGGGAGCTCGGGTCCGATGCCGGGGGGGCCCTtcccgccgccccccacgcccccACGGGCAGCAGCCTCCCCCGGGGTCCCCCCCAGGACCGAGGGTGCTGCCCCCAAGGGCGACGCTAAGCACAAGAGGCGGAAGAAGGTGCGTCGGCCGTTCCAGCGCTGAGCGGGGCAGACGGCGCTCTGCTGGGCATGAAAAGGGCTCTTtcgaataaaaaaaaatctatttttcttttttcttttttttttggttgtgttttttttttttttaaagtaatctcTATATTTCAAAGTAACCAGGGAGTTTGGGGGCCACcgtgggcaggaggagctgcgtGTGGGAGCAGCCGTACCAAAGAGCCCAGCGGGGCAGCCGGCAGGGCCGGGCGGGGGACGGACGGACGTACAGACGGGCCGCCGAATTTCTTTCAGGGTTATTGTAAACATCGCAGGGACGCGGCTGCTGGAGCCGCCTCGGAGGGAAGGGAGCTGTGCGCGGTGACGACGTCACGGGGTCCCCTCCGCGCGGCGCGACCCCCCCCGTGAGCCGCTGCCGCTCCTTCGTCTGTGGGGCCAAAGCTGCCGGGGCACCGGAGGGGCTTGCCAAGCCCCACAGCCTCTGCCAGCAcgctttgcatattttttttaaagccgcTTGTTCCTTTTTGCTCGTACAGATCTATTTATTACTACGTGCATCCCCTTTCTATTAATATAGCGCGTCCGTTAGCTGcgctcctcctcctcgcagCGCTGCCCAGCCGGGACCCCCGCTCCCCCGCCCAGCCTCTGGCCGTGCCGgttctgcttttcctgcctCAACTCTGCGTGAGGGACCCTCATCCCCCTCCCGTAGTGCCAGGGATGAAGAgcacattattatttttttaaaaacaaagtgaagGCAGGGGCTGGTTATGGGCCGCCGAGTTGTATCACGagcggtttttttttttgccgaGACATGTGTGAGCATCCGGCGTCTCACCGAGTGCTTTGCGTTTCCCGGCCCTCCGAGCCGTGTGCCAGGCAGAACCTTTTTGAATTCCCCCAGCAGAGCGGCTGGGTTTTAAATGATAGCACACCTCTTTCTTAAtgctttttgttaaattaaaagTACAGTTTGAAGAAGTCTGCCTGGTCTGTGCGGGGAGGGGTGGGCGGGAGGCGCGAGCCAGGGCTGGTCCCCGTGCGAGGACGCTGCTCCGGTTGCTCTTTATTGTGGTGGAAGTCTGTAAAATACGAGGGAGGTGTTGGTGGGCGACTCTTCCCTCCTGTCAGCAGTTCTCCCCTCGTAGGTGCTTTCTGCAGGGTTACGTGGAGGTTTAGCTCGAAGGAAATGTGTGCGTGTGACACAACTGCTCGCTCTGTACCACTCGGCTGCGCTTCTCCCTTCACCGAAGGGATAAAGCCCGAGCGAGGAGCTGCTCCGAGATGGAGGAACCTTGCTAAAACCCTGGCTAAAAGCTGGAGCGGTCCCTGCCCCGCACCCAGCCCTCCTCACGCCTCACCCCTGCTCTCCAGCCGGCGCCTCGTGCTGCTCCGGTGTCCCCTCTCCGTCCCCTGGCGCCGCGGCAGTGGGCACGGTGGGCCTCAGTACTTGTTGACACCGAAGATCCGCACGCCGTGGAACTGGGGTAGCTTGGGCAGGAGGACGCTGAGCAGGGAGGCCGTGTTGATGACGAAGTGTGCGGGGTCGTATTTGGTGTAAAAGCTGGTGAGGAGGTacctgggggagcgagggagaCCCCAGGGTGAGCCCTGCGCTGCTCCCACCCTCCCCTCCACCCACACCAGGGGGATTTCGGGTGCCTCCCTGGTGCTTCCCGTGCCAAACAGCACCCACCGGGTGCGATCTGTGCTGACATAAGCCCGGCGGTCCCACCGTGCCCTCCTGAGCTCCCCCCTGTGCCTTCCTGCCTCGCTCAGCAGCACTCACAGCACTACTGGGGAGATGCTGAGGAACTTGCGCGACGAGGTGCACTGCGTCCCGTAGTCTATCTGCTCCCAGTGCGTGAGGAGGCGATCCTTGCCCTGGTCCGGGGTCTCGAACGGGGTCCCCTTCACCGTGTGCAGCAGCAGGTACATGACCTGCGGGTTTCAAGGGGGGAGAAGATGTAAAGCAAGCCCGGAACAGTCCACTTCTGGGACAGAAACGTGCTTTGTGCTGTTTCCTGAGCTAATGACCTTTCATCAGCCACGGCTCCCCTGCGGTGCTGACCCCCCCGGCTGTTCCCTCAGTGTCCCGCAGGAATCGAGGGGCTTCCTTGTAGCCTGGGGACACAGAACCGTACCCGGCAAACGCCAGCCTGCGAGTTCTGCCGCCCTGGGAGAAAAGCGGGCTGAGCTTTGACTAACCAGGTTGTGGATGACGTTGGTGAGCGTCCAGACCACAGGAATGCTGAAGAACGGGATGCTGAGGAGAACAAGGTGGAGGACTCCCACGGAGATCACATACGCCAGCCAGATCCCCCGGCTGTTCATCACCCGCGTGTTGGGGTTCACCTCGCTGTGCGCCACGCCGACGTTCATCCTGGAGCAGACAAACGGAGCCTTCCAGAGCTCTCCTCGGAGAGGTTTTTCCCCCAATCTCTGCAATCCCCAGCCCAGTCAGGGCTCTTGGCGTAGCCCCAGATCCACGGTCCCACACGCTTACCCTCAACACCCCTCTGACACCGGCTCCCTAATTAGTGACTGCGCCTCAGCCGTGAGGACAGGGCGGCAAAGgccaggaggaaagaaaggagctCCCGGCCCTCACCCACCTCCGGTCACACAAACACCGGGAACAAAGGAAGAGCCACCCGTAACGgggctcccctctccccgccgCTCGCCCCGTGCTGCTTCCCCACCGGGCAGGGAGGCGAAACGCCCGcgtctcccccccgccccgagagCCCTAAGGCACGCGTGGGGCCGGGAAACGACCGCAGATCCCTTCCCTCCGGGGGAATATTGCCCTccccggggcccggccctgccgcCGTGGCCTCGCACCCCTGGCCCACCCCCGGCCCTCTCTCCCGGGCCCCTCGCACCCCCGGACACCGGCCGCCCCCCGGGCCCCTCGCTCCTCCGGGCCCCTCACACCCCCGGGCCCACCCGGCAGCTCCGCGGCCGTTGCCAGGACCCCGCCAGCTCCCGGGCTCGTCTCCAGGAAGTCCGCGCACCCGGCCCATTCTCTCCATTGGCCGCTCCGCGGCGTTTCCCCGCTTCTATTGGTCGTTTTGCCCGTCGCTCAGGAACgccccgcccctcgcgcgctgaCTGGCCAATAGTGAGCGGAAGGCGCTGGGGAGGACTGGCCACTCGTGAGAGGCGGTGTTGGGAAGTGGTTTGAAATCGCCGGTTCAGGAAACGCGCCGCTGATTGGGCTGTGGGCTGTCGGAGGGGGCGGGTCTAACAGCGGTCTGCGGGGGCGACAAGATGGCGGCGGAGACTGTGGAGCTCCATAAGCTGAAGGTACCGGTCAGGCCGCTGCGGCTTCGGGCTCCTGCGGCGGGGGGTCGCGGCCTGTCTCggcctgggcagctgggggccCCGGGCTCCTGCCGGCTccggcccggggaggggggggcagcgcCTGCCGGTGCCTGGAGCCGCGGCCTGCGGGGGCGGCCGGCGCGTCCCTGCGGCTCGGAGCCCCTCAGAACCCCTCGAGGCTGCGCTCCCCCACGGTCCCGGCTTCTCCGCGGCCCCGCTGGGCGGGTTGGGCCGCGCACGCACATGGGAGAGCTCCGCTGGCCGCCCCGGGTCGGGGGTGTCCCGGGAGGGTCCCCCGCCTCGCGTGGGGCCTGTGGCGGGCACCCCTCGTACCTCGTCCCTCCTCAACCTCACCTGGGAGCCGCGGCCTcgccgctgcccgcccgggACGCCTGGGGATGCGCCCGCCCCCCTGGGGCACGGCAGCCGCCCACCGCTTGCTGCGGGGCCTCGGTCGCGGGGTGGTCGCGGCTGCGTGGCGGCTGGCCTGGCCTGCGCCTGGCGCTGGAGAGGGACCCTCCGGGTCTGGGGAGGTAACCTGGTCATCTGGGGTGGAACTGGGAGGCCAGGAGTACCGCTGGCGTTTAACGGGGGGAGGCAGCCTTCGTGGCTCTTAAAAAGCCAAATTGTCTTGGCTTATTTATGTgctttgttaatatttttttttaatttgcttgttTCTTGGCGTGCTTCTGCACGCGTGAGTGAACCGCACGCACTAATTGGAAGCTTCTTCTGTTGTGTAGTTGGCTGAACTGAAGCAGGAATGTCTGGCCCGTGGCCTGGAAGCGAAAGGCAACAAGCAGGATCTGATCAACAGGCTCCAGGCGTACCTGGAGGAGCACGGTGGGTGCTGGGGCCGGTCGTTCATGGGCTCCTTCCCAGAGTCCTCACGAGCAGCGGCTGTTGCCAGGGATTGCTCTGGGGTTACGGTGGTGAGAGATCCCCTGGGCTTCCATCTTTGTTTGTGTGGAGCTCGTGGGTGACGGAGAAGAGCCCTGGTCTGAGTGCTTTGCTGTAACTGCCTTGGCTTCCCGCTTTCCCCCGTAAAACTCTCATCGTAGACTTTATCTGAGAAGGCAGAGATATTGCTGAAGTAATTTGTTACTGCAATTGCTCTGTTGTTTTGTCCTCCAGCTGAAGAAGAAGCAAATGAAGAAGACGTGCTAGGAGAAGAAATAGAGGTAAATCTTTTTAAATCAGGTGTTGTGCCTGAGCGGGGGCTTCCAGTTTGCACTGTGGCTCTGCGCACAAGGAACGAGGCGATACCCGGGGCCGTGTCTGTTTTAAAGCACCATTGTCATTCCTTGTAGGGTCTAAACCTGCTATTTTTTATGCCAAAGGCTCGGTGTTGCTCTGTTAGCCTGCAGAACGTGGCGGGGGGTGCGGTCTGGCAGAGCGTGTAATCTCGGTGTGCGGCTGCTGGTTCAGAGCAGGGTTGTTCCGTCAGCGTTCAGCAGGATTTGCACCACGTCGCCACACGGTTTTTGTCCTGAGCTGAGCAGCAAATGCGGTTGGAGTGCAGTGTGTTTTTAGGAAAGGATGTGTTCTGAGGGAGGCGAGGAGATCCAACCTGGGAAAGCCCTTTGTGCTTAAAACACCAGTGGAAAATGATTTTTCCAATTGTTGGGCTCTTTGCTGCTCAGCAAGCGCCTGCCCTGCAAGGGGTAGGAGGGATACGGAAGATTTCTCCTCGGTTTCACAAAAAGCGTTTGGTGAGAAGCGAGATGGGTCTCATCGGATTGACACTGGGTGTCAAGCGTGAGCGCTGTGTAGTTCTGGTGTTCTTCGCTGGCTCTGGTTGCGGGCTGGAGAACGTCTCAAGTTATTTCCTAAGCCTTGTGAAGCCCAGACCTTGTGCTAAGGGATTagactttggaaaaagaaaacaggaggcTGTGCCCGTAACAGCTAGTGTCCAAACCCGGCCAGACTGAGGCTGCGAGCACGCAATACTGCTGCTTGCCGCAAACCTTGCCTTAGCGGGCCGAGTTAAAGGCATGAACCAGAAATCTTTGGATGTGTGCAGGCTGAATTACCGGCATGTGCCTTTTAAACCAGTGAGAACCCCAAAGACTTGACAGCGTCCCCACTGTGGTGTCTCTCTTGCTCACTATTAATTGTCTGacctcctctctgctctttaACTTGCaggaagaagagcagaagcCAGTAGAGCCGCCTGTCAAAGTAGAAGAGCCTCCTGTAAAATCGCCTGATGTGTAACTATCCTTTTTGAGTAGAGCGAAGCGAAGCCGTGGGGTGCGAGGGCTGGTGGCTATCGGCTTGGTGAGCCCGAAGCCAGCCCCGGGCTTGTGGCCTGTGGGCAGGAGGGGGCGTCCTGTGCCCGCTGAGCTGCGCCGGGAACTGCAGCGAGCGCTGAGTCCCAGGCAGAATTGCTTCCTGTGAAAGTGCCATTAAACCATTACTACCTTTCAGGGCATAAAATGAGAAACCTGTCCAGGAATCTGGAACAAAAGCAGTGCGTTTTTCTAAATGGGAGACCTTAATGAGGCTGGCTGTGACCCACTGTTTTATGGGAGTTgtttggaggaggagggtgcTATTTCATTTAGCCTGGGAACTTCCGAACTTTGtctcttcctcttttgttttccccctcGAGCCTGAGCTCTGTTTTTGGAGCATAAACTTTGGAGCACGCCcactccattttattttcattcagccTTTTTACTGGTCCCGCTGTTGTCAGCTGCGCATTGTTCAGGAAGTGTGTGTTTGAAATGGAGCCTGGGCTCGGGGTGCTGGTGCTGACCTGAGGAAAGTTGCCTGTGGCTGCCCCATGAACTAGAACAGAACAATCCTTTGTATTTGAGGGGCCATAAAGGAATAAAGCTCTTCGGGGCTTGCAGTCGAGGCTTTGGGCCTCTAACAAGAGCTGAATGTTACTGTTAAGAGCTTTAAGATGGGCAGAGGGTTATTCTTGGGCACGTAGGTCTGCAGCCTCTTGCTGTAATATCCACTCGGTATTTTGAGGTGCATCTGCAGCACCCTGCTAAAATTGCAGCGCCTTTCTCTTGCCTTAAATGGCTTTAATTGTTCCTCCAAGCCTCCAAGAGATTGGGTGAGAGTGTCGTGGCTGGTTCTTGTGTCTTTTCCCACTTGCTTCCTGTTGTTGCCAGAGGAATTTGGGAGTGCT
This window contains:
- the LOC129198102 gene encoding transmembrane protein 198-like, producing MEPGAPPAPHCALAPRPPYEPVPAALCAIGAVFGVVCGCFGYRCFKAIMFLSGLLFGSIVIFLLCYKERVLETQLSLEASAGIALGIGLLCGLVTMLLRSVGLFTTGLLLGLLLATAALVAAAPVLPPPPSPWVPAGSLLGLALLCALLALQWPKALTVLSTAVFGAAVVVVCVDYFVEALALVLYVYHRLRLAPAGPLCWQGWVVLGAWPALSLLAVLLQWKLTANGFSHTDVILSRRQKRLQLLRIRQKEAKRRQSLAPPEGTYRRKPPPVKRYAGDVLAPSYIRSLRDRQQESGTSPGPDAPPDADCGSAAPPPAPPPPLSARTPPMCLGGTDTPPPPRT
- the DNAJC14 gene encoding dnaJ homolog subfamily C member 14; this encodes MEQPRHREAAAAEGDDGPGWSREPPGDGEGGGRPAGDSAAWNGSCGRPPAPGPEEEEEEDDDDLPFPSPDGPECSCRCRGEPAAPPSPGAERRDGSCSLTCHNRAATASGPPLPRGQEEGEEDGAGEDGAGKGGRRTRRRQRHRSAPKEKEEGGRREGGAGKRHRPARKRSRGDGVELPGPAEELAGCRGLLAAALAQARRLGAEVGGRLLCSCCRLGARDLGSAQAGVRSWGRRVGQRARSGSLRAARWLRAAAGLFLRLLWMLCALLLLLLMLLLGSLRLCWCLGAAALAAGAVRLGGSRRAARLLALLDAAVLRRTWGLLGESRTCRYLWDWLQRRRAPPWVPGGGRTGGLGDVAASSDGGASSAGSGEEVSRLLAMAEVPEEELNPFQVLGVEATASDTELKKAYRRLAVLVHPDKNEHPRAEAAFKVLRAAWDIVSSPERRKEYEIKRMAESELTRSMSEFLSRLQDDLKEAMNTMMCSKCQGKHKRFEMDRDPLSARYCAECGRRHPAEEGDFWAESSLLGLKITYFAMMDGKIYDITEWAGCQRVGISPDTHRVPYHISFGSRSSGPGGRQRSASKGSPPSAADLQDFFTRVFQGSSGPMPGGPFPPPPTPPRAAASPGVPPRTEGAAPKGDAKHKRRKKVRRPFQR
- the ORMDL2 gene encoding ORM1-like protein 2, which produces MERMGRVRGLPGDEPGSWRGPGNGRGAAGMNVGVAHSEVNPNTRVMNSRGIWLAYVISVGVLHLVLLSIPFFSIPVVWTLTNVIHNLVMYLLLHTVKGTPFETPDQGKDRLLTHWEQIDYGTQCTSSRKFLSISPVVLYLLTSFYTKYDPAHFVINTASLLSVLLPKLPQFHGVRIFGVNKY